A stretch of the Pseudomonas helvetica genome encodes the following:
- a CDS encoding transporter substrate-binding domain-containing protein: MKTQWLTLPVLAMLFCSAGASAKEWTELRFGTNPSYPPFESTTADGGVQGFGVDLGNAICAELKLKCVWVSNDFDGLIPALKAGKFDAIESSMTVTDARKKQIDFTDRLYAGPTAIVTRKDSGLEPTAESLKGKTIGFMQGTIQETYARAKLAPGGVKLRAYQNQDQVYADLVYGRLDASIQDKLQAQMSFLESPQGAPFKNSQGISDPLVPADIAIGVRKDNDELKGMLNTAIKALHEKGIYAQIQKKYFGDLDLYNN, translated from the coding sequence ATGAAAACCCAATGGCTGACGTTGCCTGTACTCGCGATGCTGTTCTGCTCGGCCGGCGCTAGCGCCAAAGAGTGGACCGAACTGCGCTTCGGCACCAACCCAAGCTACCCGCCGTTTGAGTCGACCACTGCCGACGGTGGCGTGCAAGGCTTTGGCGTAGACCTGGGCAACGCAATCTGCGCCGAACTGAAGCTCAAGTGTGTGTGGGTCAGCAATGACTTCGACGGGCTGATTCCTGCGCTCAAGGCCGGCAAGTTCGATGCCATCGAGTCGTCGATGACCGTCACCGACGCCCGCAAGAAGCAGATCGATTTCACCGACCGTCTGTATGCCGGCCCGACCGCCATCGTCACCCGCAAGGATTCGGGGCTTGAGCCCACCGCCGAGTCGCTCAAGGGCAAGACCATTGGTTTCATGCAAGGCACCATTCAGGAAACCTACGCCAGGGCCAAACTGGCGCCGGGCGGGGTGAAACTGCGCGCCTATCAGAACCAGGATCAGGTCTACGCCGATCTGGTTTACGGCCGCCTCGACGCCTCGATTCAGGACAAGCTGCAAGCGCAGATGAGCTTCCTTGAGTCGCCACAAGGCGCCCCCTTCAAGAACAGCCAAGGCATCAGTGATCCGCTGGTGCCGGCGGATATCGCCATCGGTGTACGCAAGGACAACGACGAGCTCAAAGGCATGTTGAACACCGCCATCAAGGCCCTGCACGAGAAGGGCATCTACGCGCAGATCCAGAAGAAATACTTCGGCGATCTGGACCTCTACAACAACTGA
- a CDS encoding enoyl-CoA hydratase/isomerase family protein, translated as MTAQVSSQATRGIDASANDVLAEVRNHIGHLTLNRPAGLNAITLDMVRSLHQQLDAWSKDPHIHAVVLRGAGEKAFCAGGDIRSLYDSFKSGGTLHEDFFVEEYALDLAIHHYRKPVLALMDGFVLGGGMGLVQGADLRVVTERSRLAMPEVAIGYFPDVGGSYFLPRIPGELGIYLGVSGVQIRAADALYCGLADWYLESQKLAELDQHLDSLEWHDTPLKDLQGLLAKLALQQLPDAPLQALRPTIDHFFALPDVPSIVEQLRTVTVADSHDWAMTTADLLDSRSPLAMGVTLEMLRRGRQLSLENCFALELHLDRQWFERGDLIEGVRALLIDKDKSPRWNPPTVQALDAKQVASFFSGFDQSGS; from the coding sequence ATGACTGCTCAGGTTTCATCCCAGGCGACCCGCGGCATTGATGCCAGCGCCAACGACGTGCTGGCCGAGGTCCGCAACCATATTGGCCACCTGACCCTCAATCGCCCCGCCGGCCTCAACGCCATTACCCTGGACATGGTCCGCAGCCTGCACCAACAGCTCGATGCCTGGTCGAAAGACCCGCATATCCATGCCGTGGTGTTGCGCGGGGCTGGCGAAAAGGCCTTCTGCGCCGGTGGCGATATCCGTTCGCTGTACGACAGTTTCAAAAGCGGCGGCACCCTGCATGAAGACTTCTTCGTCGAGGAATACGCCCTCGACCTGGCGATCCACCATTACCGCAAACCGGTACTGGCGTTGATGGACGGTTTCGTCCTCGGCGGCGGCATGGGCCTGGTGCAAGGCGCAGACCTGCGAGTGGTCACCGAACGCAGCCGCCTGGCAATGCCGGAAGTGGCCATCGGTTATTTCCCGGACGTTGGCGGCAGCTACTTCCTGCCACGGATTCCCGGCGAACTGGGCATCTACCTTGGCGTCAGCGGCGTGCAGATCCGCGCCGCCGATGCGCTGTATTGCGGGTTGGCGGATTGGTACCTGGAAAGCCAGAAACTCGCCGAACTGGATCAACACCTCGACAGCCTCGAGTGGCACGACACCCCGCTCAAGGACCTGCAAGGCCTGCTGGCGAAACTCGCGCTACAGCAACTGCCCGATGCACCGTTGCAGGCACTGCGACCAACGATCGACCACTTCTTCGCCCTGCCGGACGTACCGAGCATCGTTGAGCAACTGCGTACCGTCACGGTTGCCGACAGTCACGATTGGGCAATGACCACTGCCGATTTACTCGACAGTCGTTCACCGCTGGCCATGGGTGTAACGTTAGAGATGCTGCGTCGCGGCCGTCAGCTGAGCCTGGAAAACTGCTTCGCCCTCGAACTGCACCTCGATCGCCAGTGGTTTGAACGCGGCGACCTGATCGAAGGCGTCCGCGCCTTGCTGATCGACAAAGACAAGAGCCCACGCTGGAACCCTCCGACCGTGCAGGCGCTGGACGCCAAGCAGGTTGCGAGTTTCTTCAGCGGTTTTGACCAGAGCGGGAGCTGA
- a CDS encoding acyl-CoA dehydrogenase family protein encodes MHDIELTEEQVMIRDMARDFARGEIAPHAQAWEKAGWIDDALVAKMGELGLLGMVVPEEWGGTYVDYVAYALAVEEISAGDGATGALMSIHNSVGCGPVLNYGTEEQKQTWLADLASGQAIGCFCLTEPQAGSEAHNLRTRAELRDGQWVINGAKQFVSNGRRAKLAIVFAVTDPELGKKGLSAFLVPTDTPGFIVDRSEHKMGIRASDTCAVTLNNCTIPEANLLGERGKGLAIALSNLEGGRIGIAAQALGIARAAFEAALAYARDRVQFDKPIIEHQSVANMLADMHTRLNAARLLILHAARLRSAGKPCLSEASQAKLFASEMAEKVCSSAIQIHGGYGYLEDYPVERYYRDARITQIYEGSSEIQRMVIARELKNYLV; translated from the coding sequence ATGCACGATATCGAATTGACCGAAGAACAAGTGATGATCCGCGACATGGCCCGGGATTTTGCCCGCGGCGAAATCGCCCCTCACGCCCAGGCCTGGGAAAAAGCCGGCTGGATCGATGATGCGCTGGTGGCCAAGATGGGCGAGCTGGGTTTGCTCGGTATGGTGGTTCCCGAGGAATGGGGCGGCACTTACGTCGACTACGTGGCCTACGCGCTGGCGGTGGAAGAGATTTCTGCCGGCGACGGTGCGACCGGTGCCTTGATGAGCATCCACAACTCGGTGGGCTGCGGGCCGGTTCTCAACTACGGCACTGAAGAACAGAAACAGACCTGGCTGGCGGATCTGGCCAGCGGTCAGGCCATCGGCTGCTTCTGCCTGACCGAGCCGCAGGCCGGTTCCGAGGCGCATAACCTGCGCACCCGCGCCGAACTGCGCGACGGCCAGTGGGTGATCAATGGCGCCAAGCAGTTCGTCAGCAACGGTCGACGGGCAAAACTGGCGATTGTGTTTGCGGTGACCGACCCGGAGCTGGGCAAGAAAGGCTTGTCGGCGTTCCTGGTGCCAACCGACACACCGGGTTTTATCGTCGACCGCAGCGAACACAAGATGGGTATCCGCGCTTCCGACACCTGCGCGGTGACGCTGAACAACTGCACGATCCCCGAAGCCAATCTGCTCGGTGAGCGCGGCAAGGGTTTGGCGATTGCCTTGTCCAACCTTGAAGGCGGTCGCATCGGCATCGCCGCGCAGGCACTGGGCATCGCCCGTGCAGCGTTCGAAGCAGCGCTGGCCTACGCCCGTGACCGGGTGCAGTTCGACAAACCGATCATCGAGCACCAAAGCGTCGCCAACATGCTCGCCGACATGCACACCCGGCTGAACGCCGCACGCCTGCTGATCCTCCATGCCGCGCGGTTGCGCAGCGCCGGCAAGCCATGCCTGTCGGAAGCCTCGCAGGCCAAGCTGTTTGCCTCGGAGATGGCTGAGAAAGTCTGCTCGTCCGCGATACAGATTCACGGCGGCTACGGCTATCTGGAAGATTATCCGGTGGAACGCTATTACCGCGATGCGCGGATCACGCAGATTTACGAAGGGTCGAGCGAGATTCAGCGGATGGTGATTGCGCGGGAGCTCAAGAACTACCTGGTGTGA
- a CDS encoding enoyl-CoA hydratase: MSYETILLEVQGRVGLITLNRPQALNALNAQIVSELNHALDGLEANPEIGCIVLTGSKKAFAAGADIKEMAELTYPQIYLDDLFSDCDRVANRRKPIIAAVAGFALGGGCELALMCDFILAGDNAKFGQPEINLGVLPGMGGTQRLTRAVGKAKAMEMCLSGRLIDAVEAERCGIVARIVPVDELLDEALKVAALIAKKSLPIAMMVKESVNRAFEVSLSEGVRFERRVFHAAFATQDQKEGMAAFIAKREAQFVGK, encoded by the coding sequence ATGAGCTACGAAACGATTTTGTTGGAAGTCCAGGGTCGCGTGGGTCTGATCACCCTCAACCGCCCGCAAGCCCTGAATGCCTTGAATGCGCAGATCGTCAGCGAGCTGAACCACGCGCTGGACGGTCTGGAAGCCAATCCGGAAATCGGCTGCATCGTGCTGACCGGCTCGAAAAAGGCCTTTGCCGCCGGTGCCGACATCAAGGAAATGGCCGAGCTGACCTACCCGCAGATCTACCTTGACGACCTGTTCAGCGACTGTGACCGGGTGGCCAACCGACGCAAACCGATTATTGCCGCGGTCGCCGGTTTTGCGTTGGGTGGTGGCTGTGAGCTGGCGCTGATGTGCGACTTCATTCTGGCCGGCGACAACGCCAAATTCGGCCAGCCGGAAATCAACCTCGGCGTGTTGCCGGGCATGGGCGGCACCCAGCGCCTGACTCGCGCCGTTGGCAAGGCCAAAGCCATGGAAATGTGCCTCAGCGGCCGCCTGATCGATGCGGTGGAAGCGGAACGCTGCGGCATCGTTGCGCGCATCGTGCCGGTGGATGAGTTGCTGGATGAAGCGCTGAAGGTTGCCGCGTTGATTGCCAAGAAGTCCTTGCCGATTGCGATGATGGTCAAGGAAAGCGTCAACCGCGCCTTTGAAGTCAGCCTGTCCGAAGGCGTGCGCTTTGAACGCCGGGTGTTCCATGCGGCGTTTGCCACACAGGACCAGAAAGAAGGCATGGCGGCGTTTATTGCCAAGCGTGAGGCGCAGTTCGTCGGTAAGTAA
- a CDS encoding acyl-CoA dehydrogenase, whose amino-acid sequence MLPTDEQLQISDAARQFAQERLKPFAAEWDREHRFPKEAIGEMAELGFFGMLVPEQWGGCDTGYLAYAMALEEIAAGDGACSTIMSVHNSVGCVPILKFGNDDQKERFLKPLASGAMLGAFALTEPQAGSDASSLKTRARLNGDHYVLNGCKQFITSGQNAGVVIVFAVTDPSAGKRGISAFIVPTDSPGYKVARVEDKLGQHASDTCQILFEDVKVPVANRLGEEGEGYKIALANLEGGRVGIASQSVGMARAAFEAARDYARERESFGKPIIEHQAVAFRLADMATQIAVARQMVHYAAALRDSGKPALVEASMAKLFASEMAEKVCSTALQTLGGYGYLSDFPLERIYRDVRVCQIYEGTSDIQRMVISRNL is encoded by the coding sequence ATGCTACCGACTGACGAACAACTACAAATCAGCGACGCGGCCCGGCAATTTGCCCAGGAACGGCTCAAGCCGTTCGCCGCCGAGTGGGATCGCGAGCACCGCTTTCCCAAGGAAGCCATCGGCGAGATGGCCGAGCTGGGCTTCTTCGGCATGTTGGTACCGGAGCAGTGGGGCGGTTGCGACACCGGTTACCTGGCGTACGCCATGGCCCTGGAAGAAATCGCCGCTGGCGATGGCGCCTGCTCGACCATCATGAGCGTGCACAACTCGGTGGGTTGCGTGCCGATCCTCAAGTTCGGCAACGACGATCAGAAAGAGCGCTTCCTCAAGCCGTTGGCCAGCGGCGCCATGCTCGGGGCGTTCGCGCTGACCGAGCCGCAGGCCGGTTCCGACGCCAGCAGCCTGAAAACCCGCGCCCGCCTGAACGGCGATCATTACGTGCTCAACGGCTGCAAGCAGTTCATTACCTCGGGGCAAAACGCCGGGGTAGTGATCGTCTTCGCGGTCACCGACCCGAGCGCCGGCAAACGCGGGATCAGTGCCTTTATCGTGCCCACCGATTCACCGGGCTACAAGGTTGCGCGGGTTGAAGACAAGCTCGGCCAGCACGCCTCGGACACCTGCCAAATCCTCTTTGAGGATGTGAAGGTGCCGGTGGCCAATCGTCTGGGCGAGGAGGGCGAAGGCTACAAAATCGCCCTGGCCAACCTTGAAGGCGGGCGCGTCGGGATTGCTTCGCAGTCGGTCGGCATGGCCCGCGCCGCGTTCGAAGCTGCCCGCGATTACGCCCGCGAGCGCGAGAGTTTCGGCAAGCCGATCATCGAGCATCAGGCGGTTGCCTTCCGTTTGGCTGACATGGCCACGCAAATCGCTGTCGCCCGGCAAATGGTGCATTACGCCGCCGCCCTGCGTGACAGCGGCAAACCGGCGCTGGTGGAAGCCTCGATGGCCAAGCTGTTCGCCTCGGAAATGGCCGAAAAGGTCTGCTCGACGGCCTTGCAAACCCTCGGTGGTTACGGTTACCTGAGCGACTTCCCGCTGGAGCGGATCTACCGCGACGTGCGGGTTTGTCAGATCTATGAAGGCACCAGCGATATTCAGCGCATGGTTATTTCGCGCAATCTTTGA
- a CDS encoding acetyl-CoA C-acyltransferase produces MTMSHDPIVIVSAVRTPMGGFQGELKSLSAPQLGAAAIRAAVERAGVAADAVEEVLFGCVLSAGLGQAPARQAALGAGLDKSTRCTTLNKMCGSGMEAAILAHDMLLAGSADVVVAGGMESMSNAPYLLDRARSGYRMGHGKVLDHMFLDGLEDAYDKGRLMGTFAEDCAEANGFTREAQDEFAIASTTRAQQAIKDGSFNAEIVPLQVMVGKEQKLITDDEQPPKAKLDKIASLKPAFRDGGTVTAANSSSISDGAAALLLMRRSEAEKRGLKPLAVIHGHAAFADTPELFPVAPVGAIKKLLKKTGWSLDEVELFEVNEAFAVVSLVTMTKLEIPHSKVNVHGGACALGHPIGASGARILVTLLSALRQKGLKRGVAAICIGGGEATAMAVECLY; encoded by the coding sequence ATGACAATGTCCCACGATCCAATCGTTATCGTCAGCGCCGTCCGCACCCCGATGGGTGGTTTTCAAGGTGAACTGAAAAGCCTCAGCGCGCCACAACTGGGCGCTGCTGCGATCCGCGCCGCCGTCGAGCGTGCCGGTGTGGCCGCCGACGCGGTAGAAGAAGTGCTGTTTGGTTGCGTGCTGTCCGCCGGCCTCGGCCAGGCTCCGGCCCGTCAAGCCGCGCTGGGTGCCGGGTTGGACAAATCGACCCGTTGCACCACCCTGAACAAAATGTGCGGTTCGGGCATGGAAGCCGCCATCCTGGCCCACGACATGCTGCTGGCCGGCAGTGCCGACGTGGTGGTTGCTGGCGGGATGGAAAGCATGTCCAACGCACCTTACTTGTTGGATCGTGCGCGCAGCGGCTACCGCATGGGCCACGGCAAAGTGCTTGACCACATGTTCCTCGACGGCCTGGAAGACGCCTACGACAAGGGCCGCCTGATGGGCACCTTCGCCGAGGACTGCGCCGAGGCCAACGGCTTCACGCGTGAAGCGCAAGATGAGTTCGCAATCGCTTCGACCACGCGCGCGCAACAGGCGATCAAGGACGGCAGCTTCAACGCTGAAATCGTTCCGCTGCAGGTCATGGTCGGCAAAGAGCAGAAACTCATCACCGATGACGAACAACCACCGAAAGCCAAACTGGACAAGATCGCCAGCCTGAAACCGGCGTTCCGTGACGGCGGCACCGTGACGGCGGCCAACTCCAGTTCGATTTCCGACGGCGCGGCGGCGTTGCTGCTGATGCGTCGTTCAGAAGCTGAAAAACGTGGCCTGAAACCACTGGCAGTGATCCATGGTCACGCAGCTTTCGCTGATACGCCGGAGCTGTTCCCGGTGGCACCGGTGGGCGCGATCAAGAAACTGCTGAAGAAAACCGGCTGGTCGCTGGATGAGGTCGAGCTGTTCGAAGTCAACGAAGCCTTCGCGGTGGTCAGCCTGGTGACGATGACCAAGCTGGAAATCCCCCACAGCAAGGTCAACGTCCACGGTGGCGCCTGTGCGCTGGGTCACCCGATCGGCGCTTCGGGTGCGCGGATACTTGTGACCTTGCTCTCGGCCTTGCGCCAGAAAGGCCTGAAACGCGGCGTCGCAGCGATCTGCATCGGCGGCGGTGAAGCCACGGCCATGGCCGTTGAATGCCTGTACTAA
- a CDS encoding SDR family NAD(P)-dependent oxidoreductase has translation MQIENKVFLVTGGASGLGAATAEMLVGAGAKVMLVDLNAEAVAAQAKRLGAHCVVADISQEAAAEAAVQAAVAAFGGLHGLVNCAGVVRGEKILGKNGPHALASFSQVINVNLIGSFNMLRLAAAAIAETEANEDGERGVIINTASVAAFDGQIGQAAYAASKGAIASLTLPAARELARYGIRVMTIAPGIFETPMMAGMTQEVRDSLAAGVPFPPRLGKPVEYAALVRHIIENSMLNGEVIRLDGALRMAAK, from the coding sequence ATGCAGATCGAAAACAAGGTTTTTCTCGTCACCGGCGGTGCGTCGGGCCTGGGCGCGGCCACGGCTGAGATGCTGGTGGGTGCCGGTGCCAAAGTCATGCTGGTGGACCTGAATGCCGAAGCCGTCGCGGCCCAGGCAAAACGGCTCGGCGCGCATTGCGTCGTCGCGGACATCAGTCAGGAAGCGGCGGCAGAAGCGGCGGTGCAGGCAGCGGTCGCAGCGTTTGGTGGCCTGCACGGGCTGGTCAACTGTGCCGGTGTGGTCCGTGGCGAGAAAATCCTCGGCAAGAACGGCCCGCACGCACTGGCCAGTTTCAGCCAGGTGATCAACGTCAACCTGATCGGTAGCTTCAACATGCTGCGCCTGGCGGCTGCGGCGATTGCCGAAACCGAAGCCAATGAAGACGGCGAGCGCGGGGTGATCATCAACACCGCTTCGGTGGCGGCCTTCGACGGCCAGATCGGCCAGGCCGCCTACGCTGCCTCCAAAGGCGCGATTGCCAGCCTGACCTTGCCTGCCGCCCGTGAACTGGCGCGCTACGGCATCCGGGTGATGACCATCGCCCCAGGCATCTTCGAAACGCCGATGATGGCCGGCATGACCCAGGAGGTTCGCGACTCGCTGGCCGCTGGCGTGCCGTTCCCGCCACGCCTTGGCAAACCGGTTGAGTACGCCGCGTTGGTCAGGCATATCATAGAAAACAGCATGCTCAACGGCGAGGTGATCCGTCTCGACGGTGCCTTGCGTATGGCCGCCAAATAA
- a CDS encoding AMP-binding protein: MRDYLSATSQFNYQHTVDAALSGSLTALNACVECCDRHAIPGRIALFWEGRDGASATYTFSDLQDKAARFANFLLAQGVKKGDKVAGLLPRNVELLIVVFATWRIGAVYQPLFTAFGPKAIEHRLNSSCAAVVVTDAVNRPKLNDVADCPTIVTVGGPKGQGIVRGDFSFWAELPNYSAQCEPVQLDGEDPFLLMFTSGTTGPSKALSVPLKAIVAFQSYTRDAVDLRPEDAFWNVADPGWAYGIYFGVTGPLSMGHPITFYDGPFTLESTCRVINKYGITNLTGSPTAYRLLIAGGEEFARSIKGKLRIVSSAGEPLNPEVIRWFADNLGVLIHDHYGQTELGMVLCNHHGLEHPVHVGAAGFASPGHRIVVLDEAYNELSVGQPGILAIDRTQSPMCWFAGYEGAPTKAFVGNYYLSGDTVELNPDGSISFVGRSDDVITTSGYRVGPFDVESALIEHPAVVEAAVIGKPDPERTELVKAFVVLSAQYRASPELVEELRQHVRKRLAAHSYPREIEFVSELPKTPSGKLQRFILRNQEIAKAQEATAKNVSA; this comes from the coding sequence ATGCGCGATTACCTGTCTGCGACTTCACAGTTCAACTATCAGCACACCGTCGATGCTGCGCTCAGCGGCTCGTTGACCGCACTCAACGCCTGCGTTGAATGCTGCGACCGCCATGCGATACCCGGGCGCATTGCCTTGTTCTGGGAGGGCCGCGACGGTGCCAGCGCCACGTACACCTTCAGCGATCTGCAGGACAAAGCTGCGCGCTTTGCCAATTTCCTGCTGGCTCAAGGCGTGAAGAAGGGCGACAAGGTTGCCGGCCTGTTGCCACGCAATGTCGAATTGCTGATTGTGGTGTTCGCCACCTGGCGCATCGGCGCGGTCTACCAGCCGTTGTTTACCGCCTTCGGCCCGAAAGCCATCGAACACCGCCTCAACAGTTCCTGCGCCGCCGTGGTGGTGACCGACGCGGTCAATCGTCCAAAACTCAATGACGTTGCCGACTGCCCGACCATCGTCACCGTCGGCGGCCCGAAAGGTCAGGGCATCGTCCGCGGTGATTTCAGTTTCTGGGCCGAACTGCCCAATTATTCCGCTCAATGTGAACCCGTGCAGCTGGACGGCGAAGACCCGTTCCTGCTGATGTTCACTTCGGGCACCACCGGCCCGTCGAAAGCCCTGTCGGTGCCGCTCAAGGCCATTGTCGCGTTCCAGAGTTACACCCGCGACGCGGTGGACCTGCGCCCTGAAGATGCGTTCTGGAATGTCGCCGATCCGGGCTGGGCTTATGGCATCTACTTTGGTGTGACCGGACCGTTGTCCATGGGCCATCCGATCACCTTTTACGATGGCCCGTTCACCCTTGAAAGCACCTGCCGGGTGATCAACAAATACGGCATCACCAACCTCACCGGTTCACCGACCGCCTACCGTTTGCTGATCGCCGGCGGCGAGGAGTTCGCCCGTTCGATCAAAGGCAAACTGCGGATTGTCAGCAGCGCCGGCGAACCGTTGAACCCGGAAGTGATCCGCTGGTTCGCCGACAATCTCGGCGTGCTGATCCACGACCATTACGGCCAGACCGAACTCGGTATGGTGCTGTGCAACCACCATGGCCTTGAGCATCCGGTGCATGTTGGAGCGGCAGGGTTTGCCTCGCCGGGTCACAGGATCGTGGTGCTGGATGAGGCCTATAACGAACTGTCGGTCGGTCAGCCGGGCATTCTCGCTATTGATCGCACGCAATCGCCGATGTGCTGGTTTGCCGGTTACGAAGGTGCGCCGACCAAGGCTTTCGTCGGCAACTATTACCTGAGTGGCGATACCGTTGAACTGAACCCGGACGGCAGCATCAGCTTCGTCGGCCGCAGCGACGACGTGATCACCACCTCCGGCTACCGGGTCGGTCCGTTCGACGTGGAGAGTGCGTTGATCGAACACCCCGCCGTGGTTGAAGCAGCGGTGATCGGCAAACCGGACCCGGAACGCACCGAACTGGTGAAAGCCTTCGTCGTGCTCAGCGCGCAATACCGTGCATCCCCTGAGCTTGTCGAGGAGCTGCGCCAGCATGTGCGCAAGCGATTGGCGGCGCACTCATACCCGCGTGAAATCGAATTTGTCAGCGAATTGCCGAAAACCCCAAGCGGCAAATTGCAGCGCTTTATCTTGCGCAACCAGGAAATCGCCAAGGCTCAAGAGGCCACGGCGAAGAACGTTTCAGCTTGA
- a CDS encoding AraC family transcriptional regulator encodes MSEKDTISIHLVREALLQSCESSAVSTEVLLKVGIEPRLLCVAGARVPATAYARLWRLLARRMDDEFFGMDPRRLKSGSLEFLCRCAMAQPTLAAGLTAGLGFLSLMLERMPAQLVHQQSLAEIVLLEDDQEPRRAFTYFTYWMIVHGVACWLAGRRIPILAIELRCAEPDFCDDYKVMFSENLRFDRPRTRMIFSADCLDLPIKRSSDELKRFLAHAPANILVKYRDPQSLASRIKHDLRHLPAEQWPETDSLAQRLCMSASTLRRRLAEEGQTYQGLKDSVRKELAIVWLAEPSISFAEIATRLGFADASSFYKAFRKWSGSNPGHYRSLILNEAGQ; translated from the coding sequence ATGTCGGAAAAAGACACCATCTCCATTCATTTGGTGCGCGAAGCATTGCTGCAAAGCTGCGAGTCGAGTGCTGTCAGCACTGAAGTCTTGCTCAAGGTCGGGATTGAACCGCGCTTGCTCTGTGTGGCGGGTGCGCGTGTTCCGGCCACGGCCTACGCACGGTTGTGGCGACTGTTGGCGCGGCGCATGGACGATGAGTTCTTTGGCATGGACCCGCGCCGGTTGAAATCCGGCAGCCTGGAGTTTCTCTGTCGTTGCGCCATGGCCCAGCCGACGTTGGCAGCCGGGTTGACCGCCGGGCTGGGGTTTCTGTCGTTGATGCTGGAGCGCATGCCGGCGCAGCTGGTTCATCAGCAAAGCCTGGCGGAAATCGTCCTGCTCGAAGACGACCAGGAACCGCGTCGCGCCTTCACTTATTTCACCTACTGGATGATCGTCCATGGTGTTGCCTGCTGGCTGGCGGGGCGGCGGATACCGATTCTGGCCATCGAACTGCGCTGCGCGGAACCGGACTTCTGCGATGACTATAAGGTGATGTTCTCCGAGAACCTGCGCTTCGACCGACCGCGTACACGGATGATTTTCTCGGCGGATTGCCTGGATCTGCCAATCAAGCGCAGCAGCGACGAGCTCAAGCGCTTTTTAGCCCATGCACCGGCCAATATCCTGGTCAAGTATCGCGATCCGCAAAGCCTCGCCAGCCGGATCAAACACGATTTGCGGCATCTGCCTGCCGAACAGTGGCCGGAAACCGACAGCCTGGCGCAGCGCCTGTGCATGTCCGCTTCGACACTGCGTCGACGCTTGGCAGAAGAAGGGCAAACCTATCAAGGCTTGAAGGACAGCGTGCGCAAGGAGCTGGCGATTGTCTGGCTGGCAGAACCTTCGATCAGCTTCGCCGAGATCGCCACGCGGCTCGGGTTTGCCGATGCCAGTTCGTTCTACAAGGCGTTTCGCAAGTGGTCGGGGTCCAATCCGGGGCATTACCGTAGCCTGATCCTCAACGAAGCAGGACAGTAA
- the efeU gene encoding iron uptake transporter permease EfeU, translating to MLVPFLIMLREGVEAALIVGIIASYLKQTGRGQWMPAMWVGVFLAVALALLVGGGLELVSAEFPQKQQELFEGVIGLIAVAVLSSMVFWMRKVARSIKHSLHVSLDHALAGSRHQVTALIAMVFFAVAREGLETVFFLLAVFQQSEGPGAPIGALLGLLLSMVIGFLIYSGSMRLNLSAFFRWTGLFILVVAAGILASSVRALHEAGLWNHLQTVLFDFSATLPMDGPLGSVLAGMFGYQDAPTVSTLGVYLIYLLVALVMFFLPTGAPAKPATTPPSSVSSH from the coding sequence ATGCTGGTTCCCTTTCTGATCATGCTGCGCGAAGGCGTTGAAGCGGCGTTAATCGTCGGCATCATTGCCAGTTATCTCAAGCAAACCGGACGCGGCCAATGGATGCCCGCGATGTGGGTCGGGGTCTTCCTCGCCGTCGCGCTGGCCCTGCTGGTGGGCGGTGGCCTGGAACTGGTCAGCGCTGAATTCCCGCAAAAACAACAGGAACTCTTCGAGGGCGTCATCGGCCTGATCGCCGTCGCGGTTTTGAGCTCCATGGTGTTCTGGATGCGCAAGGTCGCGCGCTCGATCAAGCATTCGCTGCACGTTTCTCTCGATCACGCGCTGGCCGGCTCCAGGCACCAGGTTACCGCGCTGATCGCCATGGTGTTTTTCGCGGTTGCCCGTGAAGGCCTGGAAACCGTGTTCTTCCTGCTCGCGGTATTCCAGCAAAGCGAAGGCCCCGGGGCGCCGATCGGGGCCCTGCTCGGCCTGCTGCTGTCGATGGTCATCGGTTTCCTTATCTACAGCGGCAGCATGCGCCTGAACCTGTCGGCTTTCTTCCGCTGGACCGGGCTGTTCATTCTGGTGGTGGCGGCCGGCATTCTCGCAAGCTCAGTGCGCGCACTGCATGAAGCCGGGCTGTGGAATCACCTGCAAACCGTGCTCTTCGATTTCAGCGCAACCCTGCCGATGGATGGCCCGTTGGGTTCGGTGCTGGCCGGCATGTTCGGTTATCAGGATGCCCCGACCGTCAGCACCCTCGGCGTCTACCTGATTTATCTGCTGGTCGCGCTGGTGATGTTCTTCCTCCCGACTGGCGCGCCGGCCAAACCGGCCACCACGCCACCCTCTTCCGTCTCCAGCCATTAA